In one window of Erythrolamprus reginae isolate rEryReg1 chromosome 1, rEryReg1.hap1, whole genome shotgun sequence DNA:
- the PFN3 gene encoding profilin-3 has product MGDWKAYINTVLKDKNIEDVAIVGHSDNKSVWASKPGGLLAAISPQEVGLITGQDRKSFLQTGITIAGKKCSVIRDNLLVEKDAVMDTRTKGGDSRSICIGKSSKALIFLMGKKGVHGGALNKKVHDMIASMKAKGS; this is encoded by the coding sequence ATGGGAGACTGGAAAGCTTACATCAATACAGTCCTGAAAGACAAGAATATTGAAGATGTAGCAATTGTTGGACATTCTGACAATAAGTCTGTATGGGCATCTAAACCAGGAGGTCTGTTGGCAGCCATTTCTCCTCAGGAAGTTGGGCTGATCACTGGACAGGATAGAAAATCTTTCCTACAAACTGGGATCACCATTGCTGGCAAAAAGTGCAGCGTGATCCGTGACAACTTGCTAGTAGAGAAAGATGCTGTCATGGACACCAGAACCAAAGGTGGTGACAGTAGGTCCATCTGCATTGGGAAATCTTCCAAAGCTCTTATCTTTCTCATGGGGAAAAAAGGGGTCCATGGAGGAGCCCTGAACAAGAAGGTGCATGATATGATAGCAAGCATGAAGGCAAAAGGCAGCTAA